CTAATATGCTTAACAAAACTGGTTTACACAATCGTACGGAATTATCTCGCTGGGCAATCCAATCTCAATTGGTCTAATTTTCATCTTGACAAACTCCCCGTTATATTGGTTATAATGTATTGTGCAAATGAAAAAGTAGTTTTTGTTACTACTTGAATAAGTTTGACAAGAACGCCATCTTAGCTCAATTGGTAGAGCACATCACTTGTAATGATAAGGTTATCGGTTCAAGTCCGATAGATGGCTTAGTTGACAACATTGATTCAAGGTCTTAAAAAAATAAGTTTTAAATCAGTTTATGGAACATTAATTATCATCAGTCTGAACGTGTGAAGAATTGATAATTAACAATGGACAATTAATAAATTATGACCTATTACCTAATTCGATTTAGAAAATATATCATCACTCCCCTTGCAATAAATTATAAGGCTAACAGTTTATAGTTCAATAAATTGAACTAAGATATATTTTGATTCAAGGATTTAGTATAAGCTACCATCACCCCCACTCCCTATACCCGATACTGACAAATCCTAGACAGAAGTTAATATAGTCAAAACCATTCAGCGCACCTTAAAAAATAGATAAATTATAAAATTATTGTTATTTTTTTAACAAAAAAATCCCAAGGTTAAGTAATAGTTAAAAAAAGGAAAAAAAGTTGAAGGCTTAAAATTCAGGTGCTAGACTGAGTACAAATACTGAAGGTATATTTCAACTATGGTTCAAACTCCCACAGAAAACAATCAAAGCTCCTTAGTTTTAAACTCAGAAGAATTGAGGAAAATTGATGCTTATTGGCGCGCCTGTAATTATCTGGCGGTAGGCATGATTTATTTACGCTCCAATCCTCTTTTAAAAGAACATCTAAAACCAGAAGATATTAAGTATAGATTATTAGGTCATTGGGGTTCTAGCCCAGGATTGAGCTTTGTATATGTGCATCTCAATCGCCTTATAAATAAGTATGACCTAAATATGATTTATTTGGCAGGCCCGGGGCATGGTGCGCCCGGGATTCTTGCTCCTGTGTATTTAGAGGGAACTTATTCCGAGATTTATCCCGATAAAAGTATGGATGAGGAAGGAATGCGCAAGTTTTTTAAACAATTTTCTTTCCCTGGCCACATTGGTAGCCATGTAACTCCTGAAACCCCTGGTTCGATTCATGAGGGGGGGGAGTTGGGTTATAGTGTATCCCATGCCTATGGTTCGGTATTAGATAACCCTGATCTTATTTCCGTGGTGATGGTGGGGGATGGTGAGTCGGAAACAGGGCCTTTGGCCACTTCTTGGCACTCTAATAAGTTTATTAATCCCATCCGTGATGGGGCAGTGTTGCCGATTTTGCATCTCAATGGTTATAAGATTGCTAACCCCACTATTTTATCTCGCATTTCCCATGAGGAATTAAGCGCTTTATTTGTGGGTTATGGTTATGAGCCTTATTTTGTGGAAGGGGATGACCCTGAAATTATGCATCAGAAGATGGCGCAAACCCTTGAGGAGTGTGTTAATAAAATTAGGGAAATTCAGTCAGAAGCAAGACGCACTGGGGTTGCTAAACGTCCTCGTTGGCCGATGATTGTTTTTCGCTCTCCTAAGGGGTGGACTGGCCCTAAAAATGTTGATGGTCATAAGGTGGAGAATTTTTGGCGATCGCACCAAGTTCCCATGGGTAATATGCACAGTAACACTGAACATTTACGCTTATTAGAGGAGTGGATGAAGGGTTATAAACCAGAGGAATTATTTGATGAAAATGGTACTTTAATTCCCGAATTACAAGCATTAGCTCCTAAGGGCGATCGCCGCATGAGCGCTAACCCCATCGCTAACGGTGGTTTACTCAGAAAAGATCTTGACTTGCCCGATTTTAAAGATCCTGAATATGCTATCCCTGTGACCGAACCTGGTAAAATTAGGTTTGAGAATACCAAGGCCATGGGAATCTTTTTAAGGGATGTGATGGCTCGTAATATGACCAGTTTCCGAGTATTTGGCCCGGATGAAACCGCCTCTAATCGTCTGCACCCCATTTATGAAGCCTCCAAAAAGGTATGGATGGCGGATTATTTGCCCGAAGATGAGGACGGCGGAGAGCTTTCCCCCGATGGTAGAGTCATGGAGATGTTGAGCGAACATACCTTAGAGGGATGGTTAGAAGCCTATTTATTGACGGGGCGCCATGGTTTATTCCATACTTACGAAGCCTTTGCCCATGTCATCGATTCCATGTTTAACCAACACGCTAAATGGTTGGATATATGTAAAAATCATGTGCCGTGGCGATCGCCCGTATCCTCCCTTAACATTTTACTATCTTCCACTGTCTGGAGACAAGACCACAACGGCTTTTCTCACCAAGATCCAGGTTTTGTCGATCTCGTCACCAACAAAAGCGCCGAAGTTACTAGGGTATATTTTCCCCCCGATGCTAACTGTTTATTAAGCGTCATCGACCATTGCTTACGCAGTAAGGATTATGTTAACGTCATTGTGGCTGATAAGCAAAGTCACCTCCAGTATTTAACCATCGAAGATGCCATCAAACATTGCACTAAAGGCATTGGGATTTGGGATTGGGCAGGAAATGACCACGAAAAAGGCAGAGCCAACGAACCTGATGTTATTATGGCATCCTGTGGCGATGTACCTACCATGGAAGCCCTCGCTGCTACGGCTATTTTAAGGGAAGAATGTCCCGATTTAAAAGTACGATTTGTTAATGTGGTGGACATCTTCAAATTGCAAGATGAAACCGAACATCCCCATGGTTTATCTCACCGAGATTTTGTGACTTTGTTTACCGAAGATAAACCGATTATTTTTAATTTTCATGGTTATCCTTGGTTAATTCATAAACTCGCTTATCGTCATCCTAACGCCCACCGTCTCCATGTGAGGGGTTATAAGGAAGAAGGTAATATTAACACTCCTTTAGAGTTAGCAATTAAGAACCAAATTGATCGTTTCAATTTAGTTATTGATGTCATTGACCGTGTGCCAAAATTAGGCTCTAGGGCAGGATACCTTAAAGAATTGATGAAAAATGAGATTATCGATAATCTTAACTATGCGCATACCCACGGTATTGATAAGGAGGAAATACGCAATTGGCAATGGCCTTTTTAGAAATTATACTAAATCCCGTTCTAATAATATACTAATTAGGGTGGGGAACGGGGAACAGTTTTTCAAGGTTGATAGTTGTAGATTGATAAGCTAATTATCCCTATTCTAAGTTAACCCATAGGTATATTAATTACCCAAGAAGGATTTGGCATTACTGCTAAGTAAGGCAAGGGGTTAAAACCCCTTGTTATATCAAGTCCGCTTGATCACTTACAAATTAGCAATATCCATTAGTTCAATTTATTGAACGATAAATTATTAGCCGTGGAATTTATTACACGGTGGGCGAAGATAGAATCTAGTTATAACGAATTATCCGAACTAGATGTTATTCAAGAAATAATTTCTCCACAGGGTCTAAAATTGCTAAAACCTATCTACCACAATACACCGACAAATATTCCCCTAACTTAAAGAGCGATCGCAACTTAGGACTATTAGGGATTAATGTTTCTTGTTCGATGATACTCTCAATGGACTTTTGATGAACAAAGAAGTATAACTGTTCTTGTACCTGATTTAAACACAGATCGATTTTTAACAGTTCACCCACATCAATAATACTCTTAATACTATCAATATCCTGTTCAATGGTTTGAATAGAAGTGCCATCCAAAATTTGAGAAAGAAAATCCCCCATCAATTTCTCCAAAGTTTCCTTGGCTTCTGGTACTTCTAACTTACAGTTTAAATGATCTGCCTCAAGGGCGATCGCCTCTAACTCCATCAAATAACCCTCCACATTACAAGAAACAGGGCATTTAGTCGCTAACTCCTGAATTACTTGAGTACAACGATAGGAAATCGCCACCTGTGCGGCTACCTGCAATTCTTGAGGCACAGGCACATCATCCCGATAATAAGCCAACAGGATACTATAATTATCCCGATATACCTGCGTATAGAGTTGATCGAGGTGTTTTTTGGTAGTTTCCATTAACCTATCACGGATAATCAACCTTTCCTCCCCAAAAATCTGTTGTAAATCAAAAGACTGATTACCAAACAAATCACTCATCAACAAAATTACCTCCACCACACTTATATCCTTAAGCGCAGAAAATAACTGAGACTTAATCTGACTATAAGCCAAACGACTGGTAAAAGGTTGAATACAACAATGGAAATCCCAACCCCCCAGATGAATCACCCCAAAAACATAATGGGTACTTTCCCAAGTAATCTGAGAAGTTAACTTAACCTGCCCCACCGCCAAAGTCAACGAACCAATTTGCTGTTTTTGATAATCCAATTGATGGGCATCATAGCAATAGATGATTTCATCCGTAGAATAATTAGTATATAAAGAACTAATGGCATAATGCGCCGCTACCTGTTTGAGGGTAATTTGATTAGGAATCACCGACTGTAAATATACCTGAGCGCCATTACCGAAACTCTCCACATTACTAGGCGCTTTTTTAAGACGTTTAATGAACTCTTTTTCTAACTGAATGCCCGAAATTTCCCCTGCCAACTCGATCGCCCTTGAAGCATAACGTAATATTTGCGTACCCTCAGGGCGAGAAATTTCTTCAAAAAACCATCCGCAACTGGTAAACATGAGTAAAGAATGGCGTTGCATCTCCAATAACCGTAAAGCGTCCACCTGCTCAGAAGGGGGCAAAGATTGGGGGCTATGTTTTGCCAAAAACCTTTCTACATTTTCCAAACCACGATCCAAAATAACCGTAACATATTCATCCCTTGCCTTCCAAACATCAGCGAAATAATTGGGGGCAACTTCTTCATATACCTTCGTCAACTCATCCCGTAACCAGTTGAGACTATCACGCAAAGGGCGGCGCCATTTTTGGTGAAAACCACCACCACCCCCACAGCCACAATCATCCTGCCATCTATCCACCCCATGGGAGCAACTCCAAGCGGTAACGGATTTAAGTTCTACTTCCCAAGTGGGTTCTACTAGGCTAAGATAATGGGCATAGTTGGTAACATTCCATCCCTGTTGGGGAAATTCCTTGGTAAAGGCATAGGCGATACATCTTTCCGTATCTCTTTTGTGGTGTCCAAAGGTTTCTCCATCGGTGGCAACGGAGATTAACTGGGATTTGCGCTCATCTCCCCTTATCGCTAACTTGAGACGGGAATAAAAGTTATGACTACTAGATAGCACATCACCAAAGC
The Cyanobacterium stanieri LEGE 03274 genome window above contains:
- a CDS encoding DUF3536 domain-containing protein, with amino-acid sequence MTTVTATNPNSLTIEKEENTLNTATGIYVTVHGHFYQPPRENPYLNTIERQPSAQPFHNWNERIFHECYRNNVYARIYNDQGQIMGIVNNFEYLSFNIGATLMSWLEKYDQEIYQKIIEADRASCERLNGHGNAIAQVYNHIILPLANERDKYTQVRWGITDFYQRFGRHPEGMWLAETAVDYPTLGVLIDEGIKFIILAPSQAKKCRPMNADDTTGEWLEVGGGQIDPTRPYRCYVKGHGHIDIFFYDGPISGDMGFGDVLSSSHNFYSRLKLAIRGDERKSQLISVATDGETFGHHKRDTERCIAYAFTKEFPQQGWNVTNYAHYLSLVEPTWEVELKSVTAWSCSHGVDRWQDDCGCGGGGGFHQKWRRPLRDSLNWLRDELTKVYEEVAPNYFADVWKARDEYVTVILDRGLENVERFLAKHSPQSLPPSEQVDALRLLEMQRHSLLMFTSCGWFFEEISRPEGTQILRYASRAIELAGEISGIQLEKEFIKRLKKAPSNVESFGNGAQVYLQSVIPNQITLKQVAAHYAISSLYTNYSTDEIIYCYDAHQLDYQKQQIGSLTLAVGQVKLTSQITWESTHYVFGVIHLGGWDFHCCIQPFTSRLAYSQIKSQLFSALKDISVVEVILLMSDLFGNQSFDLQQIFGEERLIIRDRLMETTKKHLDQLYTQVYRDNYSILLAYYRDDVPVPQELQVAAQVAISYRCTQVIQELATKCPVSCNVEGYLMELEAIALEADHLNCKLEVPEAKETLEKLMGDFLSQILDGTSIQTIEQDIDSIKSIIDVGELLKIDLCLNQVQEQLYFFVHQKSIESIIEQETLIPNSPKLRSLFKLGEYLSVYCGR
- a CDS encoding phosphoketolase family protein, with amino-acid sequence MVQTPTENNQSSLVLNSEELRKIDAYWRACNYLAVGMIYLRSNPLLKEHLKPEDIKYRLLGHWGSSPGLSFVYVHLNRLINKYDLNMIYLAGPGHGAPGILAPVYLEGTYSEIYPDKSMDEEGMRKFFKQFSFPGHIGSHVTPETPGSIHEGGELGYSVSHAYGSVLDNPDLISVVMVGDGESETGPLATSWHSNKFINPIRDGAVLPILHLNGYKIANPTILSRISHEELSALFVGYGYEPYFVEGDDPEIMHQKMAQTLEECVNKIREIQSEARRTGVAKRPRWPMIVFRSPKGWTGPKNVDGHKVENFWRSHQVPMGNMHSNTEHLRLLEEWMKGYKPEELFDENGTLIPELQALAPKGDRRMSANPIANGGLLRKDLDLPDFKDPEYAIPVTEPGKIRFENTKAMGIFLRDVMARNMTSFRVFGPDETASNRLHPIYEASKKVWMADYLPEDEDGGELSPDGRVMEMLSEHTLEGWLEAYLLTGRHGLFHTYEAFAHVIDSMFNQHAKWLDICKNHVPWRSPVSSLNILLSSTVWRQDHNGFSHQDPGFVDLVTNKSAEVTRVYFPPDANCLLSVIDHCLRSKDYVNVIVADKQSHLQYLTIEDAIKHCTKGIGIWDWAGNDHEKGRANEPDVIMASCGDVPTMEALAATAILREECPDLKVRFVNVVDIFKLQDETEHPHGLSHRDFVTLFTEDKPIIFNFHGYPWLIHKLAYRHPNAHRLHVRGYKEEGNINTPLELAIKNQIDRFNLVIDVIDRVPKLGSRAGYLKELMKNEIIDNLNYAHTHGIDKEEIRNWQWPF